A genomic window from Halorubrum lacusprofundi ATCC 49239 includes:
- a CDS encoding succinylglutamate desuccinylase/aspartoacylase domain-containing protein codes for METIDRGSASSARVAIVGGIHGDEPAGERIVRRLADELDEEGKGSGDEEGGDGIIRLIVANEPALAAGTRYTDTDLNRAFPGDTDSDEYERALAPRLAAELEGMDAVLALHTSHSAPPPFAIYSDLTPSTRRSVTAMPVDYVVDASGLRGTTLDSTIPHTVSIEVGRQGSEEAVAFGYEACLAFLRAHGAIDDEPPTFTEKTVVAGDEEVPKGGGEPTVHFANFEEIPAGSVFAEDDVYIHRVEEEGVVPILASEEGYEEIFGIYGRVTGTLEPPESVRAADDSEGEVSETKTE; via the coding sequence ATGGAAACGATCGACCGCGGGTCAGCGAGCTCGGCCCGCGTCGCGATCGTCGGCGGGATCCACGGCGACGAACCCGCCGGCGAGCGAATTGTCAGGCGACTCGCCGACGAACTCGACGAGGAGGGGAAAGGGTCAGGCGACGAGGAGGGCGGCGACGGCATCATTCGACTGATCGTCGCTAACGAGCCGGCGCTAGCAGCGGGGACGCGGTACACCGACACGGATCTGAACCGCGCGTTCCCGGGAGATACCGACAGCGACGAGTACGAGCGCGCGCTCGCGCCGCGGCTCGCAGCCGAACTGGAGGGGATGGACGCGGTACTCGCGCTCCACACCTCTCACAGCGCGCCGCCGCCCTTTGCGATCTACAGCGATCTCACACCGTCGACGCGCCGGAGCGTGACGGCGATGCCCGTCGACTACGTCGTCGATGCAAGCGGGCTCCGCGGGACGACGCTGGACTCCACCATCCCGCACACCGTCTCGATCGAGGTCGGTCGACAGGGCAGCGAGGAGGCGGTCGCGTTCGGCTACGAGGCGTGTCTGGCGTTCCTCCGGGCGCACGGCGCGATCGACGACGAACCGCCGACGTTCACCGAGAAGACGGTCGTCGCGGGCGACGAGGAGGTGCCGAAGGGAGGCGGCGAGCCCACGGTCCACTTCGCCAACTTCGAGGAGATTCCCGCAGGCTCGGTGTTCGCCGAGGACGACGTGTACATCCACCGCGTCGAGGAGGAGGGTGTGGTCCCGATTCTCGCGAGCGAAGAGGGGTACGAGGAAATATTCGGGATCTACGGCCGGGTGACAGGGACGCTGGAGCCGCCGGAGTCAGTGAGAGCGGCAGACGATTCGGAAGGAGAGGTCAGCGAAACGAAGACGGAGTAG
- a CDS encoding DUF5811 family protein, with protein MNGNNPYAGAPGVTNAGEPAAVDLSPDQERRLRRAVAGIVSRTESYLPNSYAVGSELSVGTNGPQATVAVNPPAGHPVSAGFTPDPDELEAGIADADTDEVARGLAASAAMQVMDAVGDVTPTAK; from the coding sequence ATGAACGGCAATAACCCGTATGCCGGGGCACCGGGTGTGACGAACGCGGGCGAGCCCGCGGCCGTCGACCTCTCTCCGGATCAAGAACGACGCCTCCGGCGCGCGGTCGCCGGAATCGTCTCGCGAACCGAATCGTATCTCCCGAACAGCTACGCGGTCGGCTCCGAGCTGTCGGTCGGCACGAACGGGCCGCAGGCGACCGTCGCCGTCAACCCACCGGCCGGTCACCCCGTCTCGGCCGGGTTCACGCCGGACCCCGACGAGCTGGAGGCCGGCATCGCCGACGCCGACACCGACGAGGTCGCCCGCGGACTGGCCGCGAGCGCTGCGATGCAGGTGATGGACGCTGTCGGCGACGTGACGCCGACCGCGAAGTGA